One region of Salvia miltiorrhiza cultivar Shanhuang (shh) chromosome 3, IMPLAD_Smil_shh, whole genome shotgun sequence genomic DNA includes:
- the LOC131014815 gene encoding kinesin-like protein KIN-UC, with protein sequence MASLGNVGRASHKPERPRPSSSPQSASLRNNGGGAQGQPHSVRSKAAPSNSRRSVTPTSRTRSLPLDSDQESERVRVAVRIRPKNAEDLSDVDHADCVELQPELKRLKLRKNNWSSESYRFDELFTESASQKRVYEAVAKPVVESVLDGYNGTVMAYGQTGTGKTYTLGRIGKDDASERGIMVRALEDILAGTSVSDTIEVSYLQLYMESIQDLLAPEKTNIPIVEDAKTGEVSVPGAEIVKIRKLDHFLQLMQLGEANRHAANTKMNTESSRSHAILMVYIRRSAHEIEETDQEKGITTGRQGHHVLTIRKSKLLIVDLAGSERIDKSGSEGHVLEEAKFINLSLTSLGKCINALAENSPHIPIRDSKLTRLLRDSFGGSARTSLIITIGPSSRHHAETASTVMFGQRAMKVVNTVKLKEEFDYESLCRKLETQVDHLSADIDRQQKLRENEKNELKKLLEEFENSSAEAEKKFAVRSELLQKENAQLTSKMKELLQELDSQKEENKVLIDEVARLATSLNDIKCLEEENNRLEHDLNDAMDDLKHQKEQNIILCDEVARLEMNLKLDKQKQLDDSAYQKILADTTQMYEEKIADLTKKIGHENAQNSGAEEEMEKMKKQVADYHLLLEKSQVENSRYRKALADTTKMYEERIDSLNQRIEDERVHAGELEEELNLMKNLLHEHQTSSKASAEKELAELRMRLQEVHQLHEATTDELRLLHIQNKNLESEKAILRNELHAVRLTLQEEEKRRKEAETELIHLIKGVPESEDGFEEKVSYVNENITKSSALRSPQSSHKSSRSRETILSQRNTITKICEEVGLQKILSLLESGDLDVQTHAVKVVANLAAEDINQERIVQEGGLDALLKLVESSQNTTILRVASGAIANLAMNEVNQGLITSRGGAKLLATAASRTDDPQTLRMVAGAIANLCGNEKLHAVLKDDGSIRALLGMTRSGNTEVIAQVARGLANFAKCESRRIMKGHWRGRSLLMEDGGLSWLVANLKTASAPTRRHLELAICHLAQNEDNAADFINSGGVKELIDISDESSREDIRSLAKKTLRLSSFFRGENDGAQRLA encoded by the exons AATCCGAAAGAGTGAGAGTTGCTGTTAGAATCCGACCTAAAAATGCCGAGGATCTCTCTGATGTCGATCATGCTGATTGCGTAGAACTTCAGCCTGAG CTCAAAAGATTAAAGTTGAGAAAAAACAACTGGAGTTCTGAGTCTTACAGATTTGATGAATTATTCACTGAAAGTGCATCTCAGAAGCGCGTATATGAGGCGGTAGCAAAGCCTGTCGTTGAG AGTGTGCTGGATGGATATAATGGCACGGTTATGGCTTATGGCCAGACAGGCACCGGCAAGACCTACACACTTGGCCGGATAGGAAAAGACGATGCTTCGGAGCGTGGAATAATGGTTAGAGCTCTGGAGGACATATTGGCGGGCACATCGGTATCAGACACCATAGAAGTCTCTTATTTGCAG TTATACATGGAATCTATTCAAGATTTACTTGCTCCTGAAAAGACAAACATTCCGATCGTTGAGGATGCAAAGACTGGAGAAGTATCGGTGCCTGGAGCCGAAATAGTTAAAATACGGAAACTCGACCACTTCTTGCAACTAATGCAACTTGGAGAAGCTAATCGTCATGCGGCCAATACAAAGATGAATACAGAATCTTCACGTAGCCACGCGATTCTCATG GTCTACATTCGTAGATCTGCACACGAGATAGAAGAAACGGATCAAGAAAAAGGCATCACGACAGGTCGACAAGGCCATCATGTGCTGACTATCCGGAAAAGCAAGTTACTGATAGTGGATCTTGCAGGATCCGAACGAATAGACAAATCAG GGAGTGAAGGCCACGTGCTCGAGGAGGCCAAATTCATCAATCTTTCTCTTACTTCACTAGGGAAATGCATAAATGCACTAGCTGAAAATAGTCCTCATATACCAATTAGAGATTCAAAATTGACAAGATTGCTTCGGGATTCATTTGGAG GTTCTGCAAGAACTTCACTCATAATAACAATCGGGCCATCTTCTCGTCATCATGCAGAAACTGCAAGTACTGTAATGTTCGGACAACGG GCCATGAAAGTTGTAAATACAGTGAAGCTGAAAGAAGAATTTGATTACGAAAGCTTATGCAGGAAGCTGGAGACTCAAGTTGATCATCTTTCTGCAGACATTGATCGGCAACAAAAGTTGAGagagaatgaaaaaaatgaattgaagAAGTTGCTAGAAGAATTTGAAAATTCTTCTGCTGAAGCAGAAAAGAAATTTGCTGTTAGGTCTGAG TTACTGCAGAAGGAGAATGCTCAATTAACATCAAAAATGAAGGAGCTACTCCAAGAATTGGATAGTCAGaaagaagaaaacaaagtaTTGATTGATGAGGTTGCCCGCTTGGCAACGAGTTTGAATGATATTAAG TGTTTGGAGGAGGAAAACAATCGTCTGGAACATGACTTGAATGATGCTATGGATGATCTGAAACaccaaaaagaacaaaacatTATCTTGTGTGACGAGGTTGCACGTCTAGAGATGAATCTAAAGCTCGACAAG CAAAAGCAGCTAGATGACTCGGCATATCAGAAAATACTTGCTGATACAACCCAAATGTACGAGGAGAAAATAGCTGATTTGACGAAGAAGATAGGACACGAGAATGCTCAAAACAGTGGTGCTGAAGAAGAAATGGAGAAGATGAAGAAGCAAGTAGCTGATTATCATCTGCTGCTTGAG AAAAGTCAGGTCGAGAACTCCAGATATCGCAAAGCACTTGCAGACACCACGAAGATGTATGAAGAGAGAATAGATTCATTAAATCAACGGATTGAAGATGAGCGCGTACATGCTGGCGAACTTGAAGAAGAGTTGAATTTAATGAAAAACCTTCTTCATGAGCATCAAACTTCATCCAAG GCTTCGGCAGAGAAAGAGCTGGCCGAGCTTCGAATGAGATTGCAAGAAGTGCATCAGCTGCATGAGGCAACTACTGATGAACTTCGACTATTACACATACAAAATAAGAATCTAGAATCAGAAAAG GCAATACTTAGAAATGAACTTCATGCAGTCAGACTAACACTTCAAGAAGAGGAAAAACGAAGAAAAGAAGCTGAAACAGAACTGATTCACTTAATAAAGGGTGTACCAGAAAGTGAAGATGGCTTTGAG GAAAAGGTATCTTACGTGAATGAAAATATAACCAAGTCTTCAGCTTTACGTAGTCCACAAAGCTCACACAAGTCTAGCCGGTCAAGAGAAACTATCCTCAGCCAAAGGAATACGATTACCAAGATATGCGAGGAAG TTGGTCTCCAAAAGATATTATCACTGTTAGAATCTGGAGATTTAGATGTTCAAACTCATGCAGTCAAAGTTGTTGCCAACCTTGCAGCCGAAG ACATCAATCAGGAAAGAATTGTACAGGAAGGTGGTTTAGATGCACTGCTTAAGTTAGTGGAGTCGTCACAGAACACGACAATACTGAGAGTTGCTTCTGGTGCCATAGCAAATTTGGCAATGAATG AAGTGAACCAAGGTTTGATAACAAGTAGAGGAGGCGCTAAACTTCTCGCGACTGCAGCTTCCAGAACAGACGATCCTCAAACACTTCGGATGGTTGCTGGAGCTATCGCAAATCTATGTGGAAATG AAAAGCTGCACGCGGTTTTGAAAGATGACGGATCCATCAGAGCTCTATTAGGAATGACGAGATCGGGGAACACTGAAGTCATTGCTCAGGTTGCAAGAGGATTGGCTAACTTCGCCAAGTGTGAGTCGAGAAGAATCATGAAAG GACACTGGAGGGGTCGCTCGCTGCTAATGGAAGACGGAGGTCTGTCGTGGTTGGTTGCAAACTTGAAGACGGCGTCTGCCCCGACCAGACGCCACTTGGAACTTGCCATTTGCCATTTAGCTCAAAATG AGGACAATGCGGCGGATTTCATAAACAGTGGAGGGGTGAAGGAGCTGATCGATATCTCCGACGAGTCGAGCAGAGAAGACATTCGGAGCTTGGCCAAGAAGACGCTTAGGTTGAGTTCGTTTTTTCGAGGGGAGAATGATGGTGCTCAAAGACTTGCTTGA
- the LOC131014814 gene encoding exocyst complex component SEC8 yields MSIFDGLPIPKDKSFLKEELSRIDESWAAARFDSLPHVVHILTSKDREGEVKVLKEQSDIIEEVVDEVVHAYHSGFNKAIQNYSQILRLFSESAQSLGELKVDLAQAKKLLGAHNKQLHQLWYRSVTLRHIISLLDQVEGIAKVPARIEKLIAEKQFYAAVQLHVQSSLMLEREGLQAVGALQDVRSELTKLRGAFFYKVLEDLHSHLYNKGEYSSVVSSMLESDDAIPTATAVTSSMNYSHSLSRRTRLLKGDGDGVYRPSSVDGGSSFDGHNEDGNLDMHDDAAPNGYTPTMKANGGDARIFSRQIPVWLSDSTPDEFVEAIRKSDAPLHVKYLQTLVECLSMLGKVAAAGAIICQRLRSTIHDIITAKIKAQAGRASGPRPGLGHTASPTVTGLHYLKGQLEHHLSKHKRQNGVSPYGTLAVSPVSHVMSPSGTAQISARELLDSILDTVVRIFENHVIVGELLESKSSQQLNMNTPKTMAADVNWSNDSDASSDTGGFSIGFSLNVLQSECQQLICEILRATPEATSADAAVQTARLASKNPSKDKRDGSEDGLTFAFRFTDASTSVPNQGSDLTRQGWRRPNVVQEGYGTGAVLPEQGIYLAASVYRPVVQFTDKVASMLPQKFSQLGNDGLLAFTENFVKDHFLPTMFVDYRKSVQQAISSPAAFRPRANAAVSYTPSIGKGRPVLQGLLAIDCLAKEVLGWAQAMPKFAGELINYVQTFLERTYERCRTSYMEAVLEKQSYMLIGRHDVDNLLRLDPASACLPNSLDEGTLETNDLDAESNEVEMDLSDILLNLRPIKQENLIREDNKLILLASLSDSLEYVADSIERLGKSSSKAYNHVEENGSHHARTSSLPPKDLESFAEDYRKLAIDCLKVLRIEMQLETIFHLQEMTKREYLDDQDAEEPDDFVISLTSQITRRDEEMTPFVADVKRNYIFGGICPIAANWSIKALAEMKSINLFGVQQICRNSIALEQALAAVSSIDSEVVQMRLDRVRTYYELLNMPFEALLAFIQEHVDLFSAAEYLNLLKVFVPGREIPEDAHDRLAEILPS; encoded by the exons ATGTCAATCTTCGACGGGCTCCCCATTCCGAAAGATAAATCG TTTTTAAAGGAAGAACTTTCTAGAATAGATGAAAGTTGGGCGGCAGCGCGCTTTGATTCATTGCCTCATGTTGTGCACATTTTGACATCCAAAGACCGTGAAGGGGAAGTGAAGGTCTTAAAGGAGCAAAGCGATATCATTGAAGAAGTTGTTGATGAAGTTGTTCATGCATATCATAGTGGCTTTAACAAAgcaattcaaaattattctcAG ATTTTGCGGTTGTTCAGTGAATCTGCTCAAAGCCTTGGGGAGTTGAAAGTTGATTTAGCTCAGGCAAAGAAACTTCTTGGTGCCCATAATAAACAATTGCATCAGTTATGGTACCGGTCTGTTACTTTGCGGCACATAATCTCATTATTAGACCAAGTTGAAGGCATAGCCAAG GTCCCAGCTCGTATTGAAAAGCTTATTGCTGAAAAGCAGTTTTATGCGGCAGTACAGTTGCATGTCCAGTCAAGTTTAATGCTTGAGCGAGAGGGCCTCCAAGCG GTGGGTGCTCTTCAAGATGTACGCTCAGAATTGACAAAACTACGAGGAGCCTTTTTCTATAAAGTTTTGGAAGATTTACATTCTCATCTCTACAATAAGGGTGAATACAG CTCAGTTGTCTCAAGTATGCTTGAGAGTGATGATGCAATTCCAACTGCTACAGCTGTTACGTCTTCCATGAATTATTCACACTCTCTCTCGCGAAGAACCAGGTTGCTGAAAGGAGATGGGGATGGAGTGTATAGACCCAGTTCAGTTGATGGGGG TTCATCATTTGATGGCCACAATGAGGATGGCAACCTGGATATGCATGATGATGCTGCACCTAATGGGTATACTCCTACGATGAAGGCTAACGGTGGTGATGCAAGAATATTCTCTCGTCAAATTCCAGTGTGGCTATCAGATTCTACTCCTGATGAATTTGTT GAAGCAATCAGAAAGAGTGATGCTCCACTGCATGTAAAATATTTGCAGACCCTGGTTGAGTGCCTTTCCATGCTTGGAAAAGTTGCTGCAGCTGGTGCTATTATATG CCAACGGTTACGCTCTACAATCCATGATATCATTACTGCCAAGATCAAAGCACAGGCAGGACGAGCCAGTGGCCCAAGGCCTGGTCTCGGCCACACTGCCTCGCCTACAGTCACAGGTCTACACTATTTAAAGGGCCAGCTGGAGCACCATTTATCAAAACACAAACGCCAAAATGGGGTATCACCATATGGAACTTTAGCTGTGAGCCCTGTCTCTCACGTAATGTCTCCTTCTGGAACAGCCCAAATTTCAGCAAGAGAACTACTTGATTCTATACTGGACACAGTTGTTCGGATATTTG AAAATCATGTTATTGTTGGAGAGCTGCTCGAGTCAAAATCTTCACAGCAACTTAATATGAACACACCAAAAACAATGGCGgctgatgtcaattggagtaaTGACTCTGATGCTTCTAGTGATACTGGAGGCTTCAGTATTGGTTTTTCCTTAAATGTTCTACAG AGTGAGTGCCAGCAACTTATATGTGAGATCCTACGAGCAACTCCTGAAGCTACATCTGCAGATGCTGCTGTACAAACGGCTAGACTTGCTAGCAAAAACCCTTCTAAAGACAAGAG GGATGGATCAGAAGATGGACTTACTTTTGCCTTCCGGTTCACTGATGCTAGTACTTCCGTTCCTAACCAGG GGTCTGATCTTACTCGTCAAGGATGGAGAAGACCAAATGTAGTCCAAGAAGGTTATGGGACTGGAGCCGTGCTACCAGAGCAAGGGATATACTTAGCAGCATCAGTATACAGGCCAGTAGTTCAG TTTACAGACAAAGTTGCATCAATGCTTCCTCAAAAGTTCTCCCAACTTGG AAATGATGGATTGCTTGCCTTCACAGAGAACTTTGTGAAGGATCACTTTTTGCCAACTATGTTTGTAGATTATCGGAAAAGCGTACAGCAAGCCATATCAA GTCCAGCTGCATTCAGGCCACGAGCTAATGCAGCTGTGTCATACACTCCATCAATTGGAAAAGGACGACCTGTTTTACAAGGATTGCTGGCTATAGATTGCTTAGCAAAAGAG GTGCTTGGGTGGGCTCAAGCTATGCCAAAGTTTGCTGGTGAGTTAATCAACTATGTGCAGACATTCCTGGAAAGAACGTATGAAAGATGTCGAACATCATATATGGAG GCAGTTCTTGAGAAGCAAAGTTACATGCTTATTGGGAGACACGACGTAGACAATCTCTTGCGACTTGATCCAGCCAGTGCATGTTTGCCAAATTCATTAGATGAAGGAACCTTAGAAACCAATGATTTGGATGCTGAATCAAATGAAGTAGAAATGGACCTAAGCGATATACTACTGAACTTGAGACCTATTAAGCAG GAAAACCTAATTCGTGAGGATAACAAACTTATCTTATTGGCTTCATTGAGTGATTCATTGGAGTATGTTGCAGATTCAATAGAAAG GCTAGGGAAATCATCTTCAAAAGCTTATAATCACGTGGAAGAAAATGGATCACATCATGCTAGAACAAGCAGTTTACCTCCAAAAGATCTTGAATCATTTGCTGAAGACTATAGAAAACTGGCTATTGATTGCCTTAAAGTTCTACGAATAGAGATGCAGTTGGAGACAATTTTTCATTTGCAG GAAATGACAAAGAGGGAGTATCTGGATGACCAAGATGCAGAGGAGCCAGATGATTTTGTTATATCATTAACTTCCCAG ATAACACGTCGAGATGAGGAAATGACACCATTTGTTGCGgatgtaaaacgaaattacatATTTGGGGGGATATGCCCCATTGCCGCCAATTGGTCTATAAAG GCTTTGGCTGAAATGAAGTCTATCAACCTCTTTGGCGTTCAGCAGATTTGCCGTAATTCAATTGCATTGGAACAG GCTTTGGCTGCTGTCTCTTCAATTGATAGTGAAGTCGTACAAATGAGATTAGATCGTGTTCGGACATACTATGAATTACTAAACATGCCCTTCGAG GCATTGCTTGCTTTTATTCAAGAGCATGTCGACCTTTTCTCAGCTGCAGA GTACCTAAATCTTCTGAAAGTCTTTGTCCCAGGGAGGGAAATCCCTGAAGACGCTCATGATCGTCTCGCAGAGATTTTGCCTAGTTGA